In Drosophila simulans strain w501 chromosome X, Prin_Dsim_3.1, whole genome shotgun sequence, one DNA window encodes the following:
- the LOC6725099 gene encoding AP-3 complex subunit beta-2 has product MQQNSASNPFAMSTYVERPQMGLDVEFGADPASGAAFFQSDGRKHDDLKQMLDSNKDGLKLEAMKRIIGMIARGRDASDLFPAVVKNVVSKNIEVKKLVYVYLVRYAEEQQDLALLSISTFQRALKDPNQLIRASALRVLSSIRVSMIVPIVMLAIRDSAADLSPYVRKTAAHAIPKLYSLDADQKDELVMVIEKLLSDRTTLVVGSAVMAFDEVCPERVDLIHKNYRKLCNFLLDVDEWGQVIIINMLTRYARTQFVDPNADDEDLVNDGLGETPVNERFYDESSHSSSHSDDGSSDDEKNKSRTNNNNNGGGNGSRTPSSPSNSYHIDVDHRLLLRQTKPLLQSRNASVVMAVAQLYHHVAPKNEVQLIAKALIRLLRSHKEVQSVVLNCIASMSTKRKAIFEPHLKSFFVRTSDPTHIKLLKLDILTNLASAGSISLILREFQTYISSSDRSFVAATIQAIGRCASSIKEVTETCLSGLVHLLSNHDEHVVAESVVVIKRLLQTKAAEHFEIITQMAKLIDYINVPAARAAIIWLIGEYNEKVPLIAPDVLRKMAKSFVDEQDVVKLQVLNLGVKLYLTNPEQTSLLCQYVFTLARYDPNYDVRDRARFLRQIIFPASGTSSVLSQHARQVFLASKPAPVPESKYRDGNTFQLGSLSHYLNMPAAGYKELPAFPVIPPDSSVRNIAGFMQDKLPGEDSPSGHSKDTSGREGGKEKGAGGEKGFLSESDEKSSAYSESGSSSGSGTSDSESDSDGSGSSDEEEEVQKQQPPKVSSLKERLIDAGSNELAATSSPVKGTTNNNNNATGSSGTSDSEDSSAYSGSSSDDSASGSDNDVKKNETKTDTATKPEKLKAKHEKQSEQTAAKSNLDLLLDLDDIPPIGPVMTPSLGGFLTPGTPMMAGQAAPLQPQHARNRVELVGPSHIEFKHKELLNKVSGHGLHLAYRFTRSPHLYSSSMCSIELQFQNRGEKEITAIRLGQTTLPAGMQLNEFAPITVLQPQQTASGVLGVDFNDSTHAVDLELLSSAGSSRLQLKPPVGELVRSVQIGESCHREERAKLRGMNEHQCELRGLRQDLIDVAALRQKVFESINVAHTHSSSSGQLHCFAGQTLSSKSLVLLTLDWKTEDALTLLVNCEKMVIGSMVLNELRNALQLSFAM; this is encoded by the exons ATGCAGCAGAACTCGGCCAGTAATCCCTTCGCCATGTCCACATATGTGGAGCGGCCCCAAATGGGACTGGACGTCGAATTCGGAGCGGATCCTGCCAGCGGAGCAGCTTTTTTCCAATCCGACGGACGCAAGCATGATGATCTCAAGCAAATGTTGGACAGCAACAAGGATGGACTCAAGCTGGAGGCCATGAAGCGCATCATTGGCATGATTGCCCGCGGACGGGATGCCAGTGATCTGTTCCCGGCAGTCGTCAAGAATGTGGTGTCCAAGAACATCGAGGTCAAGAAGTTGGTCTACGTCTATTTGGTGAGATAcgccgaggagcagcaggacttGGCCCTGCTAtccatttccacatttcaGAGGGCGCTCAAGGACCCCAATCAACTTATTCGCGCCTCGGCTCTGCGAGTGTTGTCCTCCATAAGGGTCAGCATGATTGTGCCAATCGTAATGCTGGCCATCCGGGATAGTGCCGCGGACTTGAGTCCATATGTGCGGAAAACAGCGGCACATGCCATCCCGAAGTTGTATTCCCTGGATGCGGATCAAAAGGATGAACTGGTCATGGTCATTGAGAAGCTTTTATCGGATCGCACTACTCTTGTGGTGGGATCAGCGGTGATGGCCTTCGATGAG GTTTGTCCAGAACGTGTGGATTTGATACACAAGAACTACCGCAAGCTGTGCAATTTCCTGCTGGATGTGGACGAATGGGGTCAGGTGATCATCATTAATATGTTGACCCGCTACGCGCGCACTCAGTTCGTCGATCCCAATGCGGACGATGAGGATCTGGTCAACGATGGCCTGGGCGAAACGCCCGTTAATGAACGCTTCTACGACGAATCCTCGCACTCCTCTTCCCACAGCGATGATGGCAGTAGCGATGATGAAAAGAACAAGTCGCGTAcgaacaataataacaatggtGGCGGAAATGGCAGTAGGACACCCAGTTCTCCGAGCAACAGCTACCACATCGATGTGGATCATCGCCTGCTGTTGAGGCAAACGAAACCATTGCTCCAATCGCGAAATGCCTCCGTGGTGATGGCAGTGGCGCAGCTCTATCATCATGTGGCTCCCAAGAACGAAGTGCAACTGATTGCCAAGGCACTAATACGACTGCTTCGATCGCATAAAGAAGTTCAGAGCGTGGTCCTCAATTGCATTGCCTCGATGTCCACCAAGCGAAAGGCGATCTTTGAGCCGCACCTCAAGTCATTCTTTGTGCGCACCAGCGATCCCACGCACATAAAGCTTCTCAAGCTGGATATTCTCACCAATCTGGCCTCGGCGGGCAGTATTTCGCTCATCCTGCGCGAATTTCAAACCTACATCTCCAGCAGTGATCGTTCCTTTGTGGCGGCCACGATTCAGGCCATTGGACGATGTGCATCTAGCATTAAGGAGGTTACCGAGACCTGCTTGAGTGGCCTGGTTCATCTGCTGTCCAACCATGACG AGCACGTGGTGGCCGAGAGTGTGGTGGTGATTAAGCGTCTTCTGCAAACGAAAGCCGCCGAGCACTTTGAGATTATCACCCAGATGGCCAAACTGATCGATTATATCAATGTGCCCGCAGCTAGGGCAGCCATCATCTGGCTTATAGGCGAATACAACGAGAAGGTGCCGCTGATTGCCCCGGATGTGCTGCGCAAGATGGCCAAGTCGTTTGTTGATGAGCAGGATGTGGTGAAGCTGCAGGTCCTAAACTTAGGCGTTAAGCTCTATCTGACCAATCCGGAGCAGACGTCGTTGCTGTGCCAGTACGTCTTTACGTTGGCCCGCTACGATCCCAACTACGATGTCCGCGATCGCGCCCGGTTTCTGCGGCAAATTATCTTTCCGGCGAGTGGAACGAGCTCGGTGCTCAGTCAGCATGCCCGCCAAGTATTTCTCGCCAGCAAACCGGCTCCGGTGCCGGAGAGTAAATACCGCGATGGCAACACGTTCCAGTTAGGATCGTTGTCTCACTACCTAAACATGCCAGCGGCTGGCTACAAGGAACTGCCCGCCTTTCCGGTGATTCCACCGGACTCATCGGTACGCAATATAGCTGGATTTATGCAGGACAAGCTGCCGGGTGAGGACTCACCCTCTGGACATTCCAAGGATACATCCGGCCGGGAAGGCGGTAAGGAAAAGGGTGCTGGTGGCGAGAAGGGCTTCCTGTCCGAATCGGACGAAAAGTCTTCCGCGTACTCGGAATcaggcagcagcagtggcagcggcaCTAGCGACAGTGAATCCGATAGCGAtggcagcgggagcagcgatgaggaggaggaggtgcaaAAGCAGCAGCCGCCAAAGGTTTCCTCTCTGAAGGAGCGGCTTATCGATGCTGGAAGCAATGAGCTGGCCGCTACTTCTTCGCCGGTAAAAGGAActacaaacaacaataacaatgcgACAGGTTCGTCAGGAACTTCGGACAGCGAGGATTCATCGGCGTACAGTGGCAGTAGTAGTGATGACAGCGCTTCCGGTAGCGATAATGACGTGAAaaagaacgaaacgaaaacggACACGGCCACGAAGCCGGAGAAGTTGAAAGCGAAGCACGAGAAACAGTCGGAGCAAACGGCCGCAAAGAGCAATCTGGACCTGCTACTCGATCTGGATGACATTCCGCCCATTGGTCCCGTGATGACGCCCTCACTGGGAGGATTCCTGACGCCTG GCACACCAATGATGGCTGGACAGGCGGCGCCACTGCAGCCGCAGCACGCCCGCAATCGGGTGGAATTGGTGGGTCCCTCGCACATCGAGTTCAAGCACAAGGAGCTGCTTAACAAGGTCAGTGGCCATGGGCTGCATTTGGCCTACCGTTTCACCCGCTCCCCGCATCTCTACTCCTCGAGCATGTGCTCCATCGAGCTGCAGTTCCAGAATCGTGGCGAAAAAGAGATTACGGCCATTCGTCTGGGCCAAACAACTCTGCCGGCAGgcatgcaattaaatgagtttGCGCCAATCACTGTTCTCCAGCCCCAACAAACAGCGAGTGGAGTGCTGGGCGTCGATTTCAATGATTCGACGCATGCTGTAGACCTAGAGCTTCTGTCAAGTGCCGGCAGTTCACGACTGCAATTGAAGCCGCCGGTGGGCGAGCTGGTGAGATCCGTCCAGATCGGCGAGAGCTGTCATCGCGAGGAGCGGGCCAAGCTGCGTGGAATGAACGAGCACCAGTGCGAGTTGCGTGGCCTGAGGCAGGATCTAATCGATGTGGCCGCTTTGCGGCAAAAGGTTTTCGAGTCCATCAACGTGGCGCATACGCACAGCTCTTCCAGCGGCCAGCTACACTGTTTCGCTGGCCAAACCCTGAGCTCCAAAAGCCTCGTGCTGCTCACCCTCGACTGGAAAACAGAGGATGCCCTCACGCTGCTGGTAAACTGCGAGAAAATGGTCATTGGATCCATGGTGCTCAACGAGCTGCGCAATGCTCTGCAGCTCAGTTTCGCCATGTGA
- the LOC6725103 gene encoding rhythmically expressed gene 2 protein, with protein MSLTSQFVANLKRFRLVTFDVTDTLLRLEDPLRQYHQTAEEFGVTGVDRRRLDQCFRQQFKAMSSEHPNFGRYSPGLDWQRWWLQLVARTFCCVDQGLAPEKLEKIGQRLISVFRTSACWSHVDGAQELVQSVRNAGKCVGIISNFDSSLPQVLDAMGFAGKFDFILTSYEAGVMKPERGIFEIPLQRLQIPAEQALHIGNKLDMDYEGARDCGWSGLLVSGGDNPHSFASLSSLLEALKTQPIPW; from the coding sequence ATGTCGTTGACTTCGCAATTTGTTGCGAATTTGAAACGCTTTCGCCTGGTGACCTTCGATGTGACGGACACGCTGCTTCGCCTGGAGGATCCGCTGCGCCAGTACCATCAGACGGCAGAGGAGTTCGGGGTCACCGGAGTGGATCGCCGCCGATTGGATCAATGCTTTCGCCAGCAATTCAAGGCGATGAGCAGCGAACATCCAAACTTTGGCCGTTACTCGCCGGGATTGGACTGGCAGCGTTGGTGGCTCCAGCTGGTGGCCCGAACCTTTTGCTGCGTGGACCAGGGACTGGCGCCCGAGAAGCTGGAGAAGATCGGCCAGCGACTAATTTCCGTTTTTCGGACCAGTGCCTGTTGGAGTCACGTGGATGGTGCCCAGGAGCTGGTGCAGAGCGTCCGAAATGCCGGCAAATGTGTGGGCATCATCTCCAATTTCGATTCGTCACTGCCACAAGTCCTGGACGCCATGGGCTTTGCCGGCAAATTCGATTTCATTCTGACTTCCTACGAGGCCGGTGTTATGAAGCCCGAACGCGGCATCTTCGAAATTCCGCTGCAGCGATTGCAAATTCCAGCGGAGCAGGCCCTACACATTGGCAACAAGTTGGACATGGACTATGAAGGCGCTCGGGATTGCGGCTGGAGCGGTTTGCTTGTGAGCGGCGGTGACAATCCCCATTCCTTTGCCAGTCTGTCCAGTCTGCTGGAGGCCTTAAAAACCCAACCAATCCCATGGTAA
- the LOC6725100 gene encoding transmembrane emp24 domain-containing protein 2, whose protein sequence is MESTLAKVLLLVGSLLILCRTSHAFIVSVDAHNEECFFENVEGGTKFGVTFEVIDGGFLDVDIKITGPENHVMHESEKESSGKFTFVAPAKGTYTVCFNNERSSMTPKLVMFSIDVGEAPQRAPGAPGEEEVGHTKLEDMIRELSGTLTSVKHEQEYMHVRDKIHRSVNENTNSRVVLWSTFEALVLVLMTVGQVYYLKRFFEVKRVV, encoded by the exons ATGGAATCGACGCTCGCCAAGGTGCTGCTCCTTGTGGGCAGTCTGCTGATCCTGTGCCGCACCAGCCACGCCTTCATCGTCAGCGTGGACGCCCACAATGAGGAGTGCTTCTTCGAGAACGTCGAAGGCGGCACCAAGTTTG GCGTCACCTTCGAGGTGATCGACGGTGGCTTCCTAGACGTGGACATCAAGATCACCGGCCCGGAGAACCATGTGATGCACGAGAGCGAAAAGGAGTCGTCCGGCAAGTTCACCTTTGTGGCCCCCGCCAAGGGAACCTACACCGTGTGCTTCAACAACGAGCGCAGCAGCATGACCCCCAAGCTGGTCATGTTCTCCATCGACGTGGGTGAGGCACCGCAACGTGCGCCCGGAGCACCcggcgaggaggaggtggGCCACACCAAGCTGGAGGACATGATCCGCGAGCTCTCCGGCACGCTGACCAGTGTCAAGCACGAACAGGAGTACATGCAT GTGCGCGACAAGATCCATCGCTCGGTGAACGAGAACACCAACTCGCGGGTGGTGCTGTGGTCCACCTTCGAAGCCCTCGTGCTGGTCCTGATGACAGTGGGCCAGGTGTACTACCTGAAGCGCTTCTTCGAGGTCAAACGCGTCGTGTAA
- the LOC6725098 gene encoding uncharacterized protein CG3556 has product MLSLSSPPWLLLFVLFFFANGSATVVSLAENVTLATLPSTSPISVSFSTTSSVVAPISTELENQTASSSSNLNTNNEASDEQTGNSNSNTSSHTRNISGLPSSNSNIDNANSNSSSVSSLSTTTAAISGVDQQESLILATPTALNGSGTPPEHQTIGQAPPTKGEQEAILRALDWLKEKRASDYGWGNDTHVVILAKELSGGRDPNDSVDGHVQVIQELEDTLSVKEMEIEILAMLDRHHTLPKPLDLDKLARYVLALGSLCKDPKHFHGHDLVATLQHHEPAQDIEFALTTLSACSSAAHVRKRQIRRLLDIASGVTDQSVDAIAMVILALRCIVTDHRHRHLQHFVRRPARGLASLQDQRGSFGSLRSTALAMQALQDLEYDPAGHWNRTAASRYILSRQRADGGWSEEPLQDGQEPDIGVGLTADIILALGWKGLGAVRALQCDHVIRESSDPTENGEPKLAVPFGLSSSAEESDAKNISYTYTLWVGSNVTESFSLSLVSPKNTSFFKAMTQAAEMDPRFIFEAREWPNGHYVHTLYGKKEEPRGYHYWLLYRLPELPDPNNTPGNQLIAPVGVDELMVEDGEHYLYWYKKL; this is encoded by the exons ATGTTGTCGCTGTCGTCGCCGCCGTGGCTCTTGCTCTTCGTCCTTTTCTTCTTTGCAAATGGCTCGGCAACAGTGGTTTCCTTGGCGGAGAATGTGACTCTGGCGACGTTACCATCCACCTCGCCAATTTCCGTGAGCTTTAGCACGACCTCCTCGGTGGTGGCGCCCATTTCCACCGAATTGGAGAATCaaacagccagcagcagcagcaaccttAATACAAACAACGAAGCCAGCGATGAGCAAACtggcaatagcaacagcaacacgagCAGTCACACCAGAAACATCAGTGGcttgcccagcagcaacagcaacattgaCAATGCCAACAGCAACTCCAGTTCAGTTTCCTCTTTGAGTACAACGACAGCTGCCATTTCTGGTGTAGATCAGCAGGAGTCCCTCATCCTGGCAACTCCCACCGCCCTGAATGGCAGTGGTACACCCCCCGAGCATCAGACAATTGGTCAGGCACCGCCCACAAAGGGGGAACAGGAGGCCATCCTGCGAGCTTTGGATTGGCTCAAGGAGAAGAGGGCTTCGGACTACGGCTGGGGCAACGATACCCATGTGGTTATACTGGCCAAGGAGCTGTCCGGCGGCCGAGATCCCAACGATAGTGTGGATGGTCATGTGCAGGTCATCCAAGAGCTGGAGGATACGCTATCCGTGAAGGAAATGGAGATCGAGATCCTGGCCATGCTGGATCGCCATCATACACTCCCAAAGCCCCTGGATCTCGACAAGCTGGCCAGATACGTCCTGGCCTTGGGTTCCCTGTGCAAGGACCCGAAGCACTTCCATGGCCACGACCTGGTGGCCACACTGCAGCATCATGAACCGGCCCAGGATATTGAGTTCGCACTGACCACTCTGTCGGCCTGCAGTTCGGCGGCCCATGTACGGAAACGCCAGATCCGACGGCTACTGGACATTGCCAGCGGAGTGACGGACCAGAGCGTTGATGCCATTGCAATGGTGATCCTAGCCTTGCGATGCATCGTCACCGATCATCGCCATCGACATCTGCAACACTTTGTCCGACGACCGGCGAGGGGACTGGCCAGTCTGCAGGATCAGCGCGGCAGTTTCGGATCGCTTAGGAGCACAGCACTCGCCATGCAGGCTCTACAGGATTTGGAGTACGATCCGGCTGGACATTGGAACCGCACAGCCGCCTCGCGCTACATCCTGAGTCGCCAGCGAGCGGATGGAGGATGGAGCGAGGAACCGCTGCAGGATGGCCAGGAACCCGACATCGGTGTGGGCCTCACGGCGGACATCATCCTCGCTTTGGGCTGGAAGGGATTGGGTGCAGTGCGTGCACTGCAGTGCGACCATGTGATACGCGAGAGCAGTGATCCAACGG AGAACGGCGAGCCAAAGCTGGCGGTGCCCTTCGGACTCAGTTCCTCTGCAGAAGAGTCGGATGCCAAGAACATCTCCTACACGTACACACTTTGGGTGGGATCCAATGTGACCGAGTCCTTCTCCCTGTCACTCGTCTCACCCAAGAACACCAGCTTCTTTAAGGCCATGACCCAAGCGGCCGAAATGGATCCCAG ATTTATTTTCGAGGCGCGTGAATGGCCCAATGGTCACTATGTGCACACCCTGTATGGCAAAAAGGAGGAGCCTCGAGG GTATCACTACTGGCTGCTTTATCGATTGCCAGAGTTGCCCGATCCCAATAATACGCCCGGGAATCAGCTTATTGCGCCTGTTG GTGTGGACGAGCTAATGGTCGAGGATGGGGAGCACTATCTTTACTGGTACAAGAAGCTCTAA
- the LOC6725102 gene encoding uncharacterized protein DDB_G0271670: MNVHKRPRLEMEFGSSTSNTNTSTSSSSVNSSNANPTAGPGLMTIANHHTADLSEALVNGSFANGQQSLILTSDTGNPLMNSQGAQIFLTICGDENSDDSQEYYTIKQEPGCDLDIHSLLPSNLQLPNNLQLPTGCEIYLVKETGNSLMGEPPTKAAIKLELDTLNEKPRLPPVKTSSSTQSAVITAQTVNPPIPGSTTTSSSSTTTTSVLYGSHGNGHGHAHAHAHAHARSQPESAGQTPSSKLEAYKKRDDKRRATHNEVERRRRDKINSWIFKLKEMLPSLSSSSSFSEASTSPSTSGSTSTNGSSKGNASSSNGRAPPNDSKSQILIKACEYIKSMQGEIDTLRDCLRETDSLRASNQALREELDRLKRQQQLQERFHTASGRSTFNVTLNSLNSSATSDLFEGIDTTPNLAAVSSLGFGKRGLLISDFDE; the protein is encoded by the exons ATGAATGTTCACAAGCGGCCACGTCTGGAAATGGAATTCGGCTCCTccaccagcaacaccaacacttccacatcctcgtcctccGTAAACAGCAGCAATGCGAATCCAACAGCTGGGCCTGGCCTCATGACCATCGCCAATCACCACACCGCTGATTTGTCGGAGGCCCTGGTCAACGGTTCCTTTGCCAACGGTCAGCAAAGCCTGATTCTCACCAGCGACACGGGAAATCCGCTGATGAATAGCCAAGGTGCTCAGATATTCCTCACCATTTGCGGGGACGAGAACTCGGACGATTCGCAGGAGTACTATACGATTAAACAGGAACCGGGATGCGATCTAGATATCCATTCGCTGCTGCCCAGCAATCTGCAGCTGCCCAACAATCTGCAGCTGCCCACTGGCTGTGAGATTTATTTGGTCAAGGAAACAGGAAACAGCTTAATGGGTGAACCGCCGACCAAGGCGGCCATCAAGCTGGAACTGGATACGCTGAACGAAAAGCCGCGCCTTCCACCTGTTAAAACTTCCTCCAGCACACAGTCAGCGGTAATAACCGCCCAGACCGTGAATCCACCCATTCCAGgtagcaccaccaccagcagcagcagcaccaccaccaccagtgtCCTGTATGGCTCACACGGCAATGGTCATGGCcatgcccacgcccacgcccacgcccacgcccgaTCCCAGCCAGAATCCGCTGGCCAAACACCATCCAGCAAACTGGAGGCGTACAAGAAACGCGATGACAAACGTCGTGCCACGCACAACGAAGTCGAACGCCGGCGCCGCGACAAGATCAACAGCTGGATCTTCAAGCTCAAGGAGATGCTGCCCAGTCtgagctccagctccagtttcaGCGAGGCCAGCACGAGTCCCAGCACCAGCGGAAGTACGAGTACCAACGGAAGTAGCAAAGGCAATGCCAGCAGTTCCAACGGACGAGCGCCGCCCAATGACTCCAAATCGCAGATCCTGATCAAGGCGTGCGAGTACATCAAGAGCATGCAGGGCGAGATTGACAC GCTGCGCGACTGTCTGAGGGAGACGGATAGCCTGAGGGCCAGCAACCAGGCGCTGCGTGAGGAACTCGATCGCCTgaagcgccagcagcagctccaggaACGCTTCCACACGGCCAGCGGAAGATCGACGTTTAATGTTACGCTCAATTCGTTGAACAGCTCCGCGACCAGTGATCTGTTCGAGGGAATCGATACGACACCCAATCTGGCCGCCGTCTCGTCGCTGGGATTCGGCAAGCGTGGCCTGCTGATCAGCGACTTCGATGAGTAA
- the LOC6725101 gene encoding uncharacterized protein LOC6725101 gives MRSFLQMFSQKPILSSLCGKTLVVWPGNPTNVPESVFIQQMLQEYRQMEKPDASVDLNNFKAISEQSPAKFFIDSCRVKAQPEDRGPNIQKQIASAYPVIHERTLLLFISFLEHKLKFGSEQEKALYKDMTVIDLVQRLLAKRCVWFFGAGDYYCTLQGKIGHGGFEAVGTPAETDPLTLTSVLSYDEIKLAALLYVSCHSEFINNGSRANAGAVTQNKDTIEREGVVIGLIGARFERPDVMEYQDIMITKTQNTQAKGYGFDLDKMSSETATPASDLRRIWREFYEEPKDFIYADTPYNPLRFEKVPEGFFDHQVMRKRYAISFDTLLLEAQDRAFKAGKPAYIHVVGIGLGVWKAASEQERTFLECFEGRLRFLGERLSHIGVVHFSWFHLPRVGSIYEGAILPVDKHPQGGIRIRNSVRNPGDKLTEDMLPVVTYAWDGNALPGNEFWDNVLVGTGDPAAACSTLISELQNPHINVHYMNGANLHIASVEHGLLHVGDYARRLID, from the exons ATGAGATCTTTTCTACAAATGTTCTCCCAAAAACCCATATTGTCCTCTTTGTGCGGAAAGACCTTAGTCGTATGGCCTGGTAATCCTACAAATGTGCCGGAGAGTGTTTTCATTCAGCAGATGCTGCAAGAATATCGCCAAATGGAAAAACCGGACGCTTCGGTGGATCTCAATAATTTCAAAGCTATTTCGGAGCAGTCTCCCGCCAAG TTCTTCATCGATTCCTGCCGCGTGAAGGCACAACCGGAGGATCGAGGTCCCaacatacaaaaacaaatcgCATCCGCCTATCCGGTGATTCACGAACGTACCCTTCTGCTCTTTATCAGCTTCTTGGAGCACAAGCTCAAGTTCG GCAGCGAGCAGGAGAAGGCCCTCTACAAGGACATGACTGTGATTGACCTAGTGCAGCGCCTGCTGGCGAAGAGATGTGTGTGGTTCTTTGGCGCTGGCGACTACTACTGCACACTGCAGGGAAAAATTGGACACGGGGGCTTCGAGGCAGTGGGCACGCCCGCCGAAACGGATCCCCTCACCCTGACCTCGGTGCTCAGCTACGACGAGATCAAGCTGGCCGCCCTGCTCTACGTCTCCTGCCACTCGGAGTTCATTAACAATGGGAGTAGGGCCAATGCGGGTGCGGTGACTCAGAATAAGGACACAATCGAACGGGAGGGCGTTGTGATTGGACTAATTGGAGCTCGTTTCGAGCGTCCCGATGTGATGGAGTACCAGGATATCATGATtaccaaaacccaaaacactCAGGCCAAAGGCTATGGTTTCGATTTGGACAAGATGTCCAGCGAGACGGCCACTCCTGCATCAGATTTGCGTAGAATCTGGCGGGAGTTCTACGAGGAGCCCAAGGACTTCATTTACGCCGACACTCCGTATAATCCTCTGCGTTTCGAAAAGGTTCCTGAGGGCTTCTTCGATCACCAGGTAATGCGCAAGCGATATGCCATCAGTTTCGACACCCTGCTCTTGGAGGCACAGGACAGAGCATTCAAGGCTGGTAAGCCCGCCTATATCCATGTGGTGGGCATCGGACTGGGCGTTTGGAAGGCAGCTAGTGAGCAGGAGCGCACCTTCCTTGAATGCTTTGAGGGACGATTGCGGTTTCTTGGAGAACGGCTCAGCCACATCGGAGTGGTACACTTCTCATGGTTCCATCTGCCGCGTGTGGGCAGCATTTACGAAGGAGCCATCCTTCCCGTGGACAAACATCCCCAGGgtggcatccgcatccgcaatTCGGTCAGAAATCCCGGAGACAAACTAACGGAGGACATGCTGCCCGTGGTGACCTACGCCTGGGATGGAAATGCCCTGCCTGGCAACGAATTTTGGGAT AATGTGCTAGTCGGCACTGGGGATCCAGCAGCAGCCTGTTCCACTCTAATCTCTGAGCTCCAAAATCCCCACATTAATGTACACTACATGAATGGAGCCAATCTGCACATTGCATCCGTGGAACACGGACTACTCCATGTGGGCGACTACGCTAGGCGACTGATTGACTAA